One Nesterenkonia populi DNA window includes the following coding sequences:
- a CDS encoding ATP-binding protein, translating to MSPDPDQERLHTSVLVAPAAERRRLRKQRREAAARLRAQQRQAEKHALRQKAEAERAERRARQYLPAAGESGPAALRSPGRFRLPRHQDTSATLAGAYPFLAEGGLGADGMFIGQDLYSGASFVYDPWVLYQRGIITAPNIVLAGIVGSGKSSLAKSLYTRSLPFGRRVYVPGDPKGEHTPVAEAVGGRAIALGAGLANRLNPLDEGHRPSGLSDAEWATTVASRRRSLLGALAETVLARGLTPLEHTAIDLALTQTVAENSVPILPMVVDRILDPSDDSTGRLAEDGRLVGHAMRRLVAGDLGGLFDGPSTVEFDPSLPMISLDLSRVTENSTLISVLMTCASAWMESALLDPNGGQRWVVYDEAWRLMSHPALLRRMDAHWRLARHYGIANLLVFHKLTDLDNVGDAGSAMRSLANSLLANAETRIVYRQESDQLGTTAQTLGLTGTEQRLLPTLGVGQGLWRIKDRSFVVQHQLHPDELAAFDTTRRMTGRA from the coding sequence ATGAGCCCGGACCCCGACCAGGAGAGACTGCATACCTCAGTACTGGTGGCTCCGGCTGCTGAGCGTCGTCGCCTACGCAAACAACGCCGGGAAGCTGCTGCCCGCCTACGCGCCCAGCAGCGCCAAGCCGAGAAACATGCCCTCCGGCAGAAGGCTGAGGCTGAGCGTGCTGAGCGGCGGGCACGGCAGTACTTGCCCGCTGCTGGTGAGTCTGGACCTGCGGCGCTACGGAGTCCGGGGCGGTTTCGGTTGCCGCGGCATCAGGACACCAGCGCCACCCTGGCCGGGGCATATCCCTTCCTCGCTGAAGGGGGCTTGGGTGCTGATGGGATGTTCATCGGCCAGGACCTCTACTCCGGGGCCAGCTTCGTCTATGACCCCTGGGTGCTCTACCAGCGCGGGATCATCACCGCACCTAACATCGTGCTGGCAGGCATCGTGGGCTCCGGCAAATCCAGCCTCGCCAAATCCCTCTACACCCGAAGCCTGCCCTTCGGACGCAGGGTCTATGTCCCTGGCGACCCCAAAGGGGAACACACCCCGGTCGCCGAGGCAGTGGGCGGCAGGGCCATCGCCCTGGGTGCAGGACTGGCCAACCGGCTCAACCCTCTGGATGAAGGCCACCGGCCCAGTGGCCTCTCGGACGCTGAGTGGGCGACCACGGTGGCCTCACGCCGTCGCAGCCTGCTCGGGGCACTGGCAGAGACCGTGCTGGCCCGGGGGCTGACTCCGTTGGAGCACACCGCCATCGACCTGGCCCTGACCCAGACCGTGGCAGAGAACTCCGTGCCGATCTTGCCCATGGTCGTAGACCGCATCCTCGACCCCTCCGATGACTCCACCGGCCGCCTGGCAGAAGACGGCAGGCTGGTCGGGCATGCGATGCGCCGCCTGGTCGCCGGTGACCTCGGGGGTCTCTTCGACGGCCCCTCCACCGTCGAGTTCGACCCCTCCCTGCCGATGATCAGCCTGGACCTCTCCCGCGTCACCGAAAACAGCACCCTCATCTCAGTACTGATGACCTGTGCCTCAGCGTGGATGGAATCAGCCCTGCTCGACCCCAATGGAGGCCAACGCTGGGTGGTCTACGACGAAGCCTGGAGACTTATGTCCCATCCGGCACTGCTGCGGCGCATGGATGCTCATTGGCGACTGGCCCGCCACTACGGCATCGCCAACCTGCTGGTCTTCCATAAGCTCACTGACCTGGACAACGTCGGCGACGCCGGCTCCGCCATGCGCTCCCTCGCCAACAGTCTGCTGGCCAATGCGGAGACCCGGATTGTCTACCGGCAAGAATCCGACCAACTCGGCACCACCGCACAAACCTTGGGGCTGACCGGCACCGAACAGAGACTGCTACCCACCCTCGGGGTCGGACAAGGCCTCTGGCGGATCAAGGACCGCTCTTTCGTGGTCCAACACCAACTCCACCCCGACGAACTCGCGGCTTTCGACACCACACGCCGGATGACCGGCAGGGCGTAG
- a CDS encoding DUF4062 domain-containing protein, translated as MAYTANVLRVMIASPSDITQARDAVEAAIHGWNDANAEAKKTILQPWRYETSSVPMLGEHPQALINSQGVDRSDIVFALFGSRLGSPTPEAISGTVEEIQRAKDQNKPVHLYFSAAPHPNDVDTEQLAGLREFKEEISQLGLFGEFNTPDQLTHKVWSAIEYDIQKISLGTPRLENSRGGVHFTAQAQSDRELRDYDKRGRPRYRTRNWIDVTNAGETDAEQVTFEVVGDEPRMDLIGAHGPTTIHAGQTRPLTVGFSGGLPGPDILRIRWVEDGEPKKKDIHVG; from the coding sequence ATGGCCTACACAGCGAATGTTCTCCGGGTAATGATCGCTTCACCGTCTGACATCACACAGGCCCGAGACGCCGTCGAAGCAGCCATCCACGGGTGGAACGACGCCAACGCCGAAGCAAAGAAGACGATCCTCCAACCGTGGCGCTACGAAACATCTTCTGTCCCAATGCTGGGTGAGCATCCTCAGGCGCTGATCAACTCTCAAGGCGTAGACCGGTCAGACATTGTGTTCGCCCTCTTCGGCAGCCGGCTTGGATCACCGACACCTGAAGCCATCTCAGGCACTGTGGAAGAAATTCAGCGAGCCAAAGATCAGAACAAGCCAGTACACCTGTACTTCTCCGCAGCACCGCACCCTAATGACGTCGACACCGAACAGCTCGCTGGCCTTCGAGAGTTCAAGGAAGAGATCAGCCAGCTGGGCCTCTTTGGGGAGTTCAACACCCCCGACCAGCTCACCCACAAGGTGTGGAGCGCTATCGAGTACGACATCCAGAAGATCTCCTTGGGAACGCCACGCCTTGAGAATTCCCGTGGCGGAGTGCACTTCACCGCACAGGCTCAGAGTGACCGTGAGTTGCGCGATTACGACAAGAGGGGCAGACCCCGATACCGAACTCGGAACTGGATCGATGTGACAAATGCCGGAGAGACGGACGCCGAGCAGGTCACCTTCGAGGTCGTTGGGGATGAGCCTCGCATGGACCTTATCGGCGCCCATGGTCCCACCACGATCCATGCAGGACAGACACGGCCATTGACAGTTGGGTTTTCTGGCGGCCTACCGGGACCGGACATTCTGAGGATCCGTTGGGTCGAAGATGGGGAACCAAAGAAGAAGGACATCCACGTCGGATAG
- a CDS encoding SCO6880 family protein, whose amino-acid sequence MPSETTSTGSSVELVPVKFSRLTRRGILLGLSLTQLITLGIGGLSLVGALYAGGGILLAYTAPIWVLAAALTWIPVAGRPVVEWLPVCFWWVWRTTGGQLLYRRRITTPRPEGTLALPGDMARLREYTDPETGAGMIHDPTANTLTVVTEVSHPAFVLLDPAEQQRRVTAWGRVLATVCRSGRVATLQVLERTLPDSGTGLAEWWAKHGTDDGSWAAETYAELIDRAGPAGERHATTISLSLDMKAAARQIRTAGGGIRGAAGVLRQEMNTLTTALRTADLTPSGWLTPGEIAVILRSAYDPAIAPVLQRHGELGQSLATAGPVAVNETWPRLRTDSAHHAVLWVSEWPRSMVHPEFLSPVLLSTGIQRSFSLLCTPMRSDQAARDIRKKKVEHISDQAQRAKIGQIEDAADLAEFDDVLQQEADLTAGHGVLRYTGLISATASTVEELDANVTAIEQAAIQASCETRLLVGQQAAAFTAAALPLCRKL is encoded by the coding sequence TTGGTGCCGGTGAAGTTCTCCCGGCTGACCCGCCGCGGCATCCTGCTCGGTCTCTCCCTGACTCAGTTGATCACCCTCGGGATCGGTGGACTGTCCCTTGTGGGTGCCCTCTACGCCGGGGGCGGCATCCTGCTGGCCTACACCGCACCCATCTGGGTCCTCGCCGCCGCCTTGACGTGGATACCCGTTGCCGGACGCCCGGTGGTGGAGTGGCTGCCGGTGTGCTTCTGGTGGGTCTGGCGCACCACCGGCGGGCAGTTGTTGTACCGACGGCGGATTACTACACCCCGGCCGGAGGGGACTCTGGCGTTGCCTGGGGATATGGCCCGGCTGCGGGAATACACCGACCCCGAGACCGGGGCCGGGATGATCCACGACCCCACCGCGAACACTCTGACCGTGGTCACCGAGGTCTCCCACCCCGCCTTCGTACTGTTAGACCCTGCTGAGCAGCAACGCCGAGTCACCGCCTGGGGCCGGGTGCTGGCAACGGTGTGCCGCTCCGGCCGGGTCGCCACTCTGCAAGTCTTAGAGCGCACCCTGCCGGACTCCGGGACCGGGTTGGCGGAGTGGTGGGCCAAACACGGCACCGACGACGGATCGTGGGCCGCTGAGACCTACGCAGAGCTGATTGACCGGGCTGGTCCGGCTGGGGAACGCCACGCCACCACGATCAGCCTCTCGTTGGATATGAAGGCCGCCGCCCGGCAAATACGCACCGCCGGAGGCGGCATCCGTGGGGCTGCAGGTGTCCTTCGCCAAGAAATGAACACTCTGACCACCGCGCTGCGCACCGCCGATCTCACCCCATCGGGGTGGCTGACTCCTGGTGAGATCGCGGTGATCCTACGCTCGGCCTACGATCCGGCCATCGCACCGGTCCTCCAACGGCACGGGGAACTCGGTCAAAGCCTGGCCACCGCCGGACCGGTAGCTGTCAACGAGACCTGGCCGAGGCTGCGCACCGACTCAGCCCACCACGCGGTGCTCTGGGTCAGCGAGTGGCCCCGGTCGATGGTCCACCCCGAATTCCTCTCACCGGTACTGCTCTCCACCGGTATCCAACGCTCGTTCAGCCTGCTGTGTACCCCGATGCGCTCCGACCAAGCCGCCAGGGACATACGGAAGAAGAAGGTCGAGCACATCAGCGACCAGGCCCAACGGGCCAAGATCGGCCAGATCGAAGACGCCGCAGACCTGGCCGAGTTCGACGACGTCCTCCAACAAGAAGCAGACCTCACCGCCGGCCACGGCGTCCTGCGCTACACCGGACTTATCTCAGCCACCGCATCCACCGTGGAGGAACTGGATGCGAATGTGACGGCAATCGAGCAGGCTGCGATCCAAGCCTCCTGCGAAACCCGCCTCCTAGTGGGCCAACAAGCAGCAGCCTTCACCGCCGCAGCCCTACCTCTGTGCAGAAAGCTCTAA